attagtggtccacctaggtcctggacgcagcccaggggggggtcatgacccccatgacccccccccccccccccccctggatccgcccttgatGTGAGTATGCTAGGTACCTGTATAAGGGGTTGTCCACACGCACTGCAGGCCGCGCTTACATTGGCACTGCTCCTACTGTCGACCACTCGCTGTACAACACCAAGCCAGCGAGTGCTGGAGCAACTTGTCACCCCCCATTCTGCTACGGCTTGCGACGAGACTCCAAGCATGCCTGCATTCTGTATGAAGAGAAAACGACTGAACAATATTTACTTGGGAGTGGTACAGTCTAGTCTAGTCTACATATTagttcactagatgatgcccgcgacttcgtccgcgtggatttaggtttttaaaaatcctatggatTATATGGataactcttcaattttccgggataaaaagtagcctatttccttccccgggatgcaagctatctctgtaccaaatttcgtcaaaatcggttgaacggtttagccgtaaaaagctagcagacgcacagacagacacactttcgcatttataatattagtgtggattgtGCTAGTTATGCAATTGTATGCCCCAGCACCAACAATTAGACGTTTTTAAGTTGTAAGTAAGCATATCGAAGATATTGTTTAATAGATCAATATAgtatccatttttagggtttcatatccgaagggtgccaacaggaccctattactaagacgcCGCTGTTTATCCGGGATAATACAGCACAGCCAATCTACGATATCATCACAACAGTCAGTGAGATAACTGAAAAATAGTTAATTTGGGGGTGGTACAATCTTGTCACATTATATCGTGCTGGTGCACACTTGTGCACATATCACTTGATTGTGGTAGTTAAGCAACGTTCACCCTAGTCAATAACTGGATACCGCCCAGTGTGTGATTGGAGTAATTGTATCAGTTTTTCAGGAACTAATCTGGCAAAGTTGGTGAGGGCCTGCActagtaaaaaaaactttaatgatACAATACCTTAGCAAAACAGGAGTCCAAGTCACCCTGCAAGTGATCGCATTGACAGCCCAGATACTTGGGCAGAGCTGTGACATGTGCCAATAGTGCAGCCAACCTCCTTGGTGACACACAGCCGTTGTGGTCTGCACAGCAGTTTGCTAGGGCCTGCCATTTCTCTGCTATTGATTCTTCACTCAATAATATTAGGATGGTTTTAGTTGCTAACACTCGTATTGATGTTTTTCTTTCTCTGtaacaatgaaaaaaaattgcaatatttttagaaaggtttttttactgcaatctcacctggcgctaagtgatgatgcagtctaagatggaagcgggttaacctggaagacccatggcagtttttactaaacccatgcgtctttggtttctacacaacATCGTaatggaacgctaaatcgcttggcggcacggctttgccggtagggtggtaactagccacggccgaagcctcccaccagaccagaccagaaatttagaaattacaaaactccaaacccctaccaggaatcgaacccaggacctcccactaataagataagaccacagtgcttaccactgcgccagggaggtcgtcaaacgaAGGATGCCTTTAAGATACGGTTAAAAAATGGCTTGTCTCTGTTATCAACTTAAAAGTTGCAACTCGCAAAGAATATATATAAGGTTAGCTAGATAACATTAACAAAATTTCTTTAAATTAATATccatattatactaatattataaatgcgatataagtaataagtatgttaccttttcacaagTTATGTAcagaaccaattttgacaaaaactatagagatagtttacatcccttaaaaaagaaaaagcttGCATCCACAGACATAGGACACAGACTTTATCCcacaaaaatacttattaaaaacagacttccaaaaccactacaaagtaaaaattaaCTTTTGTAGGTATAGGCCAACTTCACCCtttgatttttagttttttttatgctcgcccgacttcacaactggttggcgggggacaggggagaatgcttcgTTGTGATTGGTAGACTCAAAAGTCACATAATCAAggcaatgtgcggaatgagggtaccggacgggcgtgggccgacttttatgctaagcaactgcctaagcttggcgatctggggtgtccggctattaggcgtctataggtggtggtctgtgttttTATATTATCTAAAAAAACTAAGGTATACATAAAACTACTCACTCATCATACACATTGAGCAACAAGTTGATCAACAAATCCACTGCCAGGTCAACATCACCACTGAATAGTCCTTCCTTCTCAGCTGCAAAGTAGATATCAGCTAATACAGCTTCCAACTCAGCTGTGTCTAGAGACAAGCTGCTCTCTGACAGGCTTAGCTGGTGTCGTGAGAATACGCCGGAACTTATGCGAAGTGGGGGCACTGGAAGTAAAcaatgatttattttaatttgtttattccATTAAGTCAGCTTTTGACTTCAATCTCTTTAAAGCGAAATGGGATTAAAGTTGTACATGGGTGGAGCATAAAACGCGTTACGGGCGACCCATGTATCAGTTACACTGTAACTGAAAAGACACCAACGAGCcagatataattttattttgatcttGGTGCCATATTTTGATACTGTTCGTTTTCGTGATTTAAAACATCTTGTTACTCACCCTTTAAACTTTTCTGTAAAGCAAACAATTTGAATGCAATTCTGTAAGCACTGTACTTGATGTCATTGTACTCTTCCAGAGATTTCAATATCCTGCTAAACTGAGGATGGTCATAGTGTTGTCTGCCGTTTGTTTCACTGCAACAGAAGACAAATTGTGGATAAACAAACGCTGGATAATAAGATATTTTACGAGGCAGAGAAAGTTATACCAATAGATTTTACTCACTCGATGTAACACGGATAGCCCGCTTCATTTTCAACTTTCTTCCACTTTAACAATTCCATTCTGTACTATATACACAATCGCATGTTAAATTATTctataaggatttttgaataagtAATAGGAATTTAACTAGAAAGGAAACGAAGGACATTCCGGCAGTAGTCAAcaagtttaattttataaaaaaaataaccgcCAAAATCtaagttttaaataatgtgTATGTATTGACCAATTGAATTGTGGGCTTGTTTCCGAAAAAAATTATGAACCAATAAAAAAAGTTACTAAACTCTTGCTATTGGTTAAAATTTTATTGTCGTTTTGTCGTCACAGAATAATAATATCACTGCAACTGTTGCTGCCTTGGTCCTTGGATGAATTCTATCTCTATGGTTGCTGCACTGTAGCACAGTACAGataaaaacttatatttttaactaactGTATCGAAAGATGTCAGACTATGAAtgtaatgtaaaataaaaaatatcttacaattttcttaataaattaaCAACAATTTTTAGTTTAAATCATACAAAAACATAGAATTTCATTTGATAAGTACGTTCTCCTTGCAAATTTCATCCATCGTTATAATATTAGCCAATGACCAAACAGATTCGTTTGTTTACTAATTATATCAACCAATAGGAATTCGTTATTCGAATGAAGTTGTAGCTgccattttctttttgtaaAGGAGACGCCATTTTGCAAGCGTCACTTGGCGGCGTGTCGggtttcgatatttttattgaacTTACCCGAAAGCGAAtcaaaatattgttttgttattgTGTAATATGTCGTATCATTCTAGTGTAGCGCAGGATTCACTGACTTCAGCGCAACTAGAAATGGCCGGTAACCCCAATTCTTTGGCTCTTCGTCGGCCATTCGACCCTGTGGCGCACGATTTGGAAGCTAGTTTTCGCTTGACGAGATTCGCAGATCTCAAAGGAAGAAGTTGTAAAGTTCCCCAAGATGTCCTCTCCAAGCTCGTCGAGTCGCTGCAGCAGGACTATTCGCAGCAGGATCAAGATCAATTTATGCATGTGGCTATCCCGCGCATCGGAATCGGCTTGGACTGTTCGGTGACGCCGCTGAGACATGGAGGGCTTTGTTTGGTACAAACGACTGACTTTTTCTACCCTTTAGTAGACGATCCCTACATGATGGGGAAGATCGCGTGTGCCAATGTACTTAGCGACTTATACGCCATGGGTGTGACTGAATGTGACAACATGTTGATGCTGCTCGGAGTATCGACTAAGATGACTGAAAAGGAGCGAGACGTAGTCATTCCTCTCATCATGCGAGGGTTTAAGGATTCTGCACTGGAAGCAGGCACATCTGTGACTGGTGGGCAAACTGTGATCAATCCCTGGTGCACCATCGGAGGGGTTGCTACTACTATATGCCAGCCCAATGAATACATTGTACCCGACAATGCTGTTATGGGTGATGTTTTAGTCCTAACGAAGCCTCTTGGCACCCAAGTTGCAGTCAATGCTCATCAGTGGCTCGACCAGCCAGAACGATGGAATAGAATTAAATTGGTAGTGTCTGAAGAAGATGTGAGAAGAGCTTATCATCGTGCGATGGACTCTATGAGCAGACTTAACCGGATTGCAGCCCGGCTTATGCACAAATACAATGCTCATGGTTCTACTGATGTCACTGGATTCGGTCTTCTTGGACATGCACAGAATCTGGCGTCGCATCAAAAGAATGAGGTTT
Above is a window of Maniola hyperantus chromosome 20, iAphHyp1.2, whole genome shotgun sequence DNA encoding:
- the Sps1 gene encoding inactive selenide, water dikinase-like protein, which codes for MSYHSSVAQDSLTSAQLEMAGNPNSLALRRPFDPVAHDLEASFRLTRFADLKGRSCKVPQDVLSKLVESLQQDYSQQDQDQFMHVAIPRIGIGLDCSVTPLRHGGLCLVQTTDFFYPLVDDPYMMGKIACANVLSDLYAMGVTECDNMLMLLGVSTKMTEKERDVVIPLIMRGFKDSALEAGTSVTGGQTVINPWCTIGGVATTICQPNEYIVPDNAVMGDVLVLTKPLGTQVAVNAHQWLDQPERWNRIKLVVSEEDVRRAYHRAMDSMSRLNRIAARLMHKYNAHGSTDVTGFGLLGHAQNLASHQKNEVSFVIHNLPVIAKMAAVAKACGNMFQLLQGHAPETSGGLLICLPREQAAAYCKDIEKQEGYQAWIIGIVEKGNRTARIIDKPRVIEVPAKD